The Parasteatoda tepidariorum isolate YZ-2023 chromosome X2, CAS_Ptep_4.0, whole genome shotgun sequence genome includes a region encoding these proteins:
- the LOC107447776 gene encoding uncharacterized protein, protein MLKSRAVSLFLSTAVLAVVIAADSSMSRNKRQAPNHNVHEIPKTSFTCDDKNVGEYYADTEAHCQVYHVCIPGMNNRLSLISFVCPNGTIFSQATKVCTPYERVDCRLTSQFTTHGNGNNRRTNYEADDDYENYVPPPPPRPQPQPARQNTGTRSRNTPAPPPPPPPAPVTQPPRNNRFRSGSNQFRGQQAPTSTTAAPAPARVPVRANPPPQPPLPVRGAIAVPARPAPPAFRSPVLAARPPQTAAAAANALPARPTPRTVVSTSTSSYNYEYEYEYDYEDEQPASDQAKPRSKRETQDLTEENASGFTCDDKVPGAAYADLESKCQMFHICILLGKDKVLDYKVHCASGTIFDQQTGACREKEEVVCENSQLFYQFEKPNQPTSSKKPVMSKKKYFSSKKPTRLSKE, encoded by the exons ATGTTGAAATCCAGGGCGGTGTCCCTTTTTCTGA gTACTGCAGTGCTTGCAGTAGTGATAGCAGCAGATAGCAGTATGTCT AGGAACAAAAGGCAGGCACCTAATCACAATGTCCATGAAATACCTAAAACGAGCTTCACCTGCGATGATAAAAATGTTGGTGAATATTATGCTGATACTGAAGCTCATTGTCAAGTATACCATGTTTGCATACCAGGAATGAATAACAGACTGTCACTTATCAGCTTTGTATGTCCTAATGGTACTATTTTCAGTCAAGCAACTAAAGTTTGCACTCCTTATGAAAGAGTCGATTGTCGTTTGACTTCTCAATTTACTACACATGGAAATGGCAATAATAGACGTACAAACTATGAAGCTGACGATGATTACGAAAACTATGTTCCTCCACCACCTCCCAGACCTCAACCTCAACCAGCTCGACAAAACACCGGAACACGTAGTCGAAACACTCCTGCACCTCCACCACCCCCTCCTCCCGCACCAGTAACCCAACCTCCAAGAAATAATCGATTTAGAAGTGGTAGCAATCAATTTAGAGGTCAACAAGCTCCTACATCTACTACAGCAGCTCCAGCTCCAGCAAGAGTACCAGTTCGTGCCAACCCACCTCCTCAACCACCTTTACCTGTAAGAGGAGCAATAGCAGTACCAGCAAGACCTGCACCACCTGCCTTTAGATCACCAGTTTTGGCAGCTAGGCCACCACAAACAGCTGCAGCAGCAGCCAACGCTTTGCCAGCTAGACCAACTCCTCGAACTGTTGTTTCTACCAGCACCAGCAGTTATAACTATGAGTACGAATACGAATACGATTATGAAGATGAACAACCAGCCAGTGACCAGGCCAAACCCAGAAGCAAAAGAGAAACTCAAGACTTAACAGAAGAAAATGCTTCAGGCTTCACGTGCGACGATAAAGTACCTGGAGCAGCATATGCCGATTTAGAAAGCAAATGTCAAATGTTCCACATTTGTATTTTGTTAGGAAAAGATAAAGTATTGGACTATAAAGTCCATTGCGCTAGTGGAACTATTTTTGATCAACAAACAGGCGCATGTCGAGAAAAGGAAGAAGTTGTTTGCGAAAATTCTCAGCTGTTTTACCAGTTCGAAAAGCCAAATCAACCTACATCAAGCAAGAAACCCGTCAtgagcaagaaaaaatatttttcatcaaaaaagccGACACGTTTAAGTAAAGAATGa